The following is a genomic window from Bactrocera tryoni isolate S06 chromosome 2, CSIRO_BtryS06_freeze2, whole genome shotgun sequence.
aaatttttactgaaattttaatttttttgtaaaaatgtctgccaaaatccaattttcagtttttttcttcgtccaagttctaagttaaggttttaactaaaacacgtactttttcatcctgtaaggagttattatgccaacgcgggcgcatcttttttccagACGGTCACCGGAAATGGGTCGCATAAgagccgagtttaaaatatttttttccaaaaattttcagaatttctttgttattagtgtatgtttgtaacaataaaaaattctaataaaatatttcattttttatatgagaaacaaattttttataaaaggctgttttttacccgagaaaCCCCAATAATGGATGATGGGaaggtatgtatatttaaggaCATTAAATTCTATGATTCTACATTGACACTCCAATTTTTGTTCTATAATTTTCTTACAGGGATTGCAATCACTGAACTCATAGCCTTAAAATGGAATCACAGTTTAATTAGCATTACACAGTTTAGTCTGTCATAGGCTCATTTTTcatttagtaaataaattagATGCATTTGGTAGATTttatgcttgtttttgttgtaagaaAATAGTGTCTACTTGACTTGTATCATTTCAGTGTTTTGCTAAGCAACTAATTAATCAGATTCAGTACTGCTTATGCGTCTAGGTTAATACTAGCAATGACTGTTGAATTCTGCACTCGTTCACACAAACATCTGGTAtacattgtgataaaaaagAACCCGAAAATATTCGCAACTATTCCGCACATGAAAGTTGGTTAGAAATCCAAAATTTTAgagaaattctttgttcgatatttttatccattgtaaaaatcgcaacgcacggggaatttaattacaaattctgggtgcttttttgtcacaatttatatgtatgtaaagctgATAAAGcgtcaataattttacatacataagttttaTTAGCATTTGAACAGAAACGATTGATATGAGTGTAATAAACAAATAGCACAACACATGTATCAATTGAGAGATCTACGAGTATGGCAAATGGAAAAATAATCGTGGGTCATAGGAAGGCTTGTGTGATCTTGAAATGAAATCTCAAGTCCTAGGTTTTGACTTTTGCGCTTTTTATTTGCCGCGTAAAAGATAGACTTCGGATTTCGCCGAATTAACAACAAGCCAGCGCCACTCATTGCATTATATAACATAGTATctggataataaaaaaaaagtgtattaTAACCTGCAAGCTCACAAATCAAATTAACAGCGCCACTCACTTAAATGAATCCAATTTATGAAATACTGCTTATTCAATTTAGTTATTAcgattttttcaagtttttttttgcatttttggcgtatttatttgttttgactaatacataatttaattttcagttcATAGTAATTGCCACTTAGCGACCTTAACGCGCTTAGCGAGCACATAAAGGCTTAGCATTAAATCAATAActcaattgtaaatatttttgatgaaaatgtcACCTGTGAAgcaaaaaaagaacaacaaaaactactacaaaaaccaaaaaatcataaaaaataaatgagcaAAAAAACTATGCCTAAAAATGTGAAAGGTAAATAGTACAATAACAaatagaaaaaacgaaaaaaaaagagtttattTGCTTCGGTTTTTCGGCACATCGGCATAATAATGCCATTCGCCAcacattttcatatttccataagcttgtttaataaaaaacattgttaGCAGCGATTAACCGCAGTCACGTTAtggttgtgttgttgttttttttaaatgcctCAACTAAAGAGAATATGTTGattgagtgaaaaaataaatacaaaagtacAGTGGTGAGCAAAATATAAGTAGGGATTTTGTTTGAGGCTAGCTTCTGGAGCTAtgagtagaagttcacgcaagtgaggaaagttctctcagCGTCATTTACTTgagagtggtcagaaacgattatttttcatatggctcaagcagctcacgatctTATACTGTGGGTAACCAAAAatcatccgtttgaaggcgagctaaaagtgaatcatccctccccagggttgtgcgctgggtttggaacccgccacgtaaaaaaacacccgcAATCAAAAGGAAATAATTTGAGCTTCAGAGCTGAATAGAAAGGATACAATCTTcaacaagagtgtacaactgctggtatacgccgatgacatcgctATCATTGGTCTTAACAACCGATAGTTCTGTTTTGTCCAGGTTGAACAAAGAAGCGATGCAAATGGGTTtgtagtgaatgagggcaagacgaaatatctcctgtcatcaaacaaatagtcgtcgggCTTCTCTCGTCAaagttgacagtcataacttcgaattcGTAGATAATTTAGTCTATTTTGGAACTAGCATTAAATCCAACaataacgtcagcctcgaaatccaacacagaggcaattgagaagtaaggtCTTCTCTCTTttcaagaaaaaagttttgcggaagatttatggtcctttgcgtatagGCAATGGCGACGACAAAGAATGATATTCGGAACAAAGAATGATATTATAGATTAAAAAGACTAAACGGATtgatatatatgttttttactGAGATTGAGTGAAGTCGAAACAAACTTTTTAAGACACTAATAATTTCATTCGGTCCGAAGCTTTTAAGACACCTACAACTTCAAACTACAGGGACAACTTTCCGTAGTCGAAGGAATTAAAGCATATTTTAGAGGTAATCGCCAATATTGTGGTCACAAATTGTATCTCATTTAGTGCTTGAGTAGAATTTCGGGCATACAAAGTCTCATGTTCATGGTCCGTTCTCACGAAGTTCTGCCCAACTGGAGCGAATAAAACGACAATTGAATGTTAAAGTTAGccaagaatttaataaaaatggctGTTCTAAAAATGAATAAACTCCAGCCGAGAGGCCAGAGTTTTTACCACTTTTTGCGGTAATTGGGGCGATCAATCGCCTCGCGCTTTTTTGCGTACGCAAGCGACATCACATATCCCCATAAAAAATAGTCCAACAGTGTTAAATCGCACGATAATCGAGTCGCCGACCGGGGCTGATGACGTGATATAATGCGCTCACTAAAAgttccttcaataaatttattgttccGTTGGCTGTATCGcatgtagcgccgtcttgttggaaccaaaagtCATCCCCATCAACATTAATTATGGCTTTATAGCAATCCCTATTGACTGCAACATTATGGCCGGCATCATTATAGACTAATGATGCCCTTTGCCCATAGACCACCATCAGGGATTTTGCGGCGGATGGACTCATTCGGGTCTTGTTGAATACTTTACTCCTCTGCAGCAATAGCATCTTCGGCTCTAAGACCTCTTCATAATCAAAAGAAAGTTCCGCTGTCGTACTATAATTTTGCACGCCACTGTATGCAATTTAATACGAAACAGAGAGACCATGAGCgcgcatacaaaaataaatatgacaatttttcatcaattttgctttttaaattttttaattaacgcCTGCATGCCACAAATGTCATGTTGATAATTTCAACAGCTCAATGGCTGAGCGGCTAAACGATTTCCATGAAACGCTGAGCTCATTTCAATATTGACACTACAACAGAATGGCGGTACAATTTGTACAATTTCAGCGGAGTTTTCGTGTATTGCTGCTGATCGCGGTGATTAGCGCCGTGTCAAGTACTCCGCAACTAAAACAAACGACACAAAAGTCGGTGGTCAGTGGACCGGCGGGTGGTGGGCAAGCGCGCGTGCAAGGTgagtgaagtaaataaataaaaaaagtttgaaaattaaaaaaaaaactgtttatgtTCTAAGATCCGAAATGCCTGCAGCCGAAAGAACCGGGTCCGTGCCGCATGAATCTCGATCGCTATTACTATAACTCACAAACGAATGCCTGTGAACTCTTCAAGTTCGGTGGCTGCCGTGGCAATGAcaataaatttggttttttgaaGACTTGCGAAGATGCTTGTGTTACACCGAAAACAACCACCAACAATGCAGCACCTGGCAACGCTAAAGCACCAGCCTCAGCACCAGCAGCTGTTCCGGCCGTAGCACCAGCCGCCACAGTGGCCAAGAACCCCCAACCAGCAGTGATTGTAACAAATACCAAAGCAAAGAAAACACCTTAAGAGACGAAGAATGTTTAAAAGTGATGGAAAATATTCCCATATGGAGCACACGCTCTTTAATTGAGGGTTGGTCGATCTTGTACAGTGTTGACTaatattttgagattttttgcaccaaatattaaaagtatttataaagATGTTTTAAAGTAAGTTTATGAAATGTTCTAGAAAtgctatatgtaaatatattcttCCCATTATATGACGTCACTATTTTTCATTGGCTTGTATAATAGTTAGAAGTTATTCATAAAAAGTACCAGTGAATTCGGTCTTAACTGTAGTTAGAATAGTGTTTAGAACTCTGTACATGATTTGCTTTGAgtaaaatatcttaaatataatatattggtATAGTGAGAAAATCGGAGCAAAGGGGGATATAggattttgaaaacaaaaaaaatgtaaatgagcTAAGCCTCCCCCTACGTATGCGCCCTAATATAATACGCCATACCCGATGACACCACATTCATACATCACTACACAACACCAGTTATCAAAATGGATGATTACCGCCTTATCTTCACCTCTTTCGTTTTCTTCAACGTTCCAGAGAGTCAAATCATTCGCTCATATGTTGATATATATTGATTGAAAGAGCTGATCCGAGTACGATCCTCCGCGCTCTTAATGTGCCTCTGATAAAACTAACACTTTATAAATCTTCCAACAAATTCGTCTTGCCAACGTACCAGACAGACACTTAAAGTGAGCTGAAGTTGTTTAAAGAGAGTATTTAGTGTAACATTTTGTATAGTCCTCTATCTGAATAGATGAGTTgcacgcaaaatatttaatgcctaCTTTTTTTCATAGCCTACCGTTAGAAGGGCACATACCTTAATATCTGGTTTTGGGATAAGGACTTAAAGGTGGTGATACAGCCATATCCCCCTCTCGGACATACTGCATGTTGgtatgttgtccggatggacgaaaacactccagctttgaaagtattcgatgcagtacccgccgggggaagcagaggaaaaggaagacctccactccgttggaaggactaagtggagaaggacctggcttcgcttggaatatccaattggagccacgtagcgaaaagaagaaacgactggcgcgctggagattaactcggctataaccgcgtaagcggtgtctacgccaattaagaagaagaaatttaacAGACATGCCAGCAGACTAGAAACTTCATATAATTTCTCTTATAGAGGTGGCATGAGGTAAAAGCAGAGTGCTTACTCCAATCGGAGTAAAGCGGATCGCGCTGCTTTGCATCAACCACGTCAAGAACCAGTCGAGGGTTGCTGGACATATTTCAGAGATTGATAAATTTCTTGTACTGATGATAAACCTTCTTGTACTGATGATGCACGGCTTGCTTCACAGAGGAGACCATACAGTAAGAGGATTTTAGTTTTTGGTGTATTCATAATGGGCTTCTTAGAGGCATAGAAGCGTCATCAGATAGCTACTTTACCTAACGCTATAATACAATTATAAACTGATCTGTAtgaatatgtgaatatataatatCACCCACATATCTAATTTTATGATTCTGACATCGTTATTtacagtaattatttttttacgatgagtgaaattgttcaacaaagaagttcaattaaattttgtgtgcgaaattcactttctggtgccgaaacgttcagaatgttggaaagaGTCTTCGgagataattgtttgtcgcgagtaagtgtttttgattggtacaaattgttccaagagggtcgagaacgcgttaacgacgaaccacgtccaggacggccatcaacatcaactgatgctcaacacgtcaataaaattaaggagttggtgcttgaaaatcgatgattaacagtcagaggtcttactggcatcgttggagtATCGGAACGAttagtgaaaaaagaaaaaaaatttgggcctaagaaaagttaaagcaCGATTGGTACCAAAATCaccaaatattttcgaaaacgtcatgaaacgttttattattggtgatgagtcttggatctaagCTTACGGCCGCTCAGGGAAACTCGTCTTGTgccaattgaagacattaaacgcgAATCGCTACGCGTTGTGAAGGCAATTCCGGAGATGGACTTTAAGAACTGTTTCGAGCATTGGAATAAAACGTTAGCACAAGTGTATTAGGGCCGaaagggattactttgagtgTATTAGGTCCAAGGGGTATTACTATGAGAGCGAtcacatagattttgaagaatgaattgtgatttttaaaattatgaacaaggtcttactattttttgctcatggtAGTATACTAGTTTTTACCAGATTTCCCTAATTTTCATCTTGTGACAGAAGATCGATATatctaatattttcattgcttcgTTGATTCTAACAGCCCATGAGATAAGCATATTAAATTCTACTAAAGGCGAGCCATGTTCATTTCTCAAAATCTTACACAATGTCTTTTGTGGGTGTGACAATAACCCGATTACACTCATTAATGAACATAACCTTTCCATTTATGaggtatatttatgtatattccaaGCTTCAGCAAGATATGCCAGTTTTATAAATTGCTACGTGCACAGACGGACGAACGACTGACGAAACAAGATTCTCGAAAGCAACTCGTCTCGTCTGCCTgagtatttcaataaatttataacgGTAGCGTTTATTTTAAGGCATTACAACCGTTAGGATGACAGGCATTATACTCCtgtcatatataatattatataatttttgtatttattacgaATCACGAAGAAAAACCATTTAGgctataaatttattgtttatcgTCAGTTTGATTTTCACTTCACCATTTCAATAGAAATAAGAtcgattgttttatttatatttcacatCACTTAAACTAAGTACCCGTCTGAATGATTTAACTACCGAATTTAACAATGCGGTTGCGGTTTCGAGCGCGCATCATAAGATGAAATTACACTCGAATTATAATTAGCTGATTTAGGAGAAAAATCCCACTAACCGCATTTAAGGCAATATTCGTTTCATCGACTGACTCATTTTGTGTGCGCAAATATAGAACATAAATCAGACATTAgtgttttattaattaaattagcaTATTATTTATGCGAAGGCATTTGCAATTTATTGTTGTACACTTTAGAAGAACATATCGACGATATACTCGTAAGTGTTGTAGGAAGGCTACAGCAGCAGCATACAAAAACGACTTGTAGTAGAACGCCGACAGATTGAAAACACCCGCACATTAAAAGTGATTGCCAATCGTTGAAAGCCAATCACCGACAGTCGTTGACATTGATAAGTTTCGTTGCCGCGTCCAACTAAAACGTAAACGCTGCCATTAAGCCGGTTGCTTTGTTTATAGCTTCCGAGCTGAATGAAGTGGAGCTTCCTAGCGCACTTTTTGCTTGCGCGTTTTGCCGCGTAAGCGACTAAGCGCACATGAGTCTGGTGAATTAGCCGGTGTTGAACGCTTGTTAAGCGACAGCTAACGCCAACGGCGACGCCGCGCGCTCACCTGCTCGAAAATCGTTTATGCAAACCGCGCGCCGCAGCGCGAATACCCGCCACAACTACTAATGAGTTTGCGCGTAACACCGATGACAGCACCTCGCGCTGCTTGGTGTCTGCTGCCGCGCGGCGCCAACAGCTGCTGAATACGGCGTAGGTGGTTATCAGCGTAACTGCGAAGCATTTGCATACGGCTTGTGTGGTGGACGGgagaaaaaattatgtttaaaaatgaacagacaaaaataataacaatattgaGCAGCGAAAGGGTACGCGTACGAATCGGAAGTTTTGAAGGCGGCGGTGTCTGTGACGCCAGACGCGCTCACCTGCCAGTCAATTCGCGGCGATGGGAGTACTTAAAACGCTTCGAAGGCGCTCGGTGGCATCATTGTGCCATTAGAAACTCAAGCGTGAACAGCAACAGGCCGCGTCAGGaaccaaaaatttgcaaataatattttcaatctCTAAACAAAACATACAACAAACTCAGAAACAGGATGAAATTCGTGCTAACTTTGTGCTTGACCGCCAGCTTCGTTGCCGTACTGCAAGCGGCCACCGTGGCGACTTCAACAGCAGCACCCGCAGCCAATGTTGCCCCCACCACAGTCGCAGACGACGTAGCTAACGACCTTATGAGTGCGTAGTATTAATATTGAGTGTGCTCTTATATTCTAATATGTTCTTATACTTTAGTTCCCGACGATTGTTACCAGCCAAGGGAAATCGGTCGCTGCTTTGGAATATTTCCTCGTTTTTCCTTCAATTTGAACACTAAGCGTTGCGAGAAGTTCGTTTATGGCGGTTGCGGTGGCAATGCGAACAATTTCGAGAGCCAAGAGGCTTGTCAAAGAATGTGCATGCCGAAAAGTCACGATGAAGTATCGGACGAAGAAAGCACAACCACAGCGAAAGCTGACGAGGATGATGAGCGAGCTGATAAGCTGATTCCCGCTGATGAACCAGTTGAAGTTTAAAGCCGTTGAGAATCAACTTCCGAAAGaggttttttaaaatttgtctttAGTATTAAAAGCCGttgatttacaaaaatattgttgttaaaaatttttaaaacgtgTGAAAT
Proteins encoded in this region:
- the LOC120769792 gene encoding spleen trypsin inhibitor I-like; this translates as MAVQFVQFQRSFRVLLLIAVISAVSSTPQLKQTTQKSVVSGPAGGGQARVQDPKCLQPKEPGPCRMNLDRYYYNSQTNACELFKFGGCRGNDNKFGFLKTCEDACVTPKTTTNNAAPGNAKAPASAPAAVPAVAPAATVAKNPQPAVIVTNTKAKKTP
- the LOC120769793 gene encoding carboxypeptidase inhibitor SmCI-like, which codes for MKFVLTLCLTASFVAVLQAATVATSTAAPAANVAPTTVADDVANDLMIPDDCYQPREIGRCFGIFPRFSFNLNTKRCEKFVYGGCGGNANNFESQEACQRMCMPKSHDEVSDEESTTTAKADEDDERADKLIPADEPVEV